GCGACTCTCGATTTCCCCTTGCGCGGCAAGCGCGCCGGCTGCGGCGGTTGGAGAGCCTTTGAGAATCCGCTCGAAGCCAACGGCGATCAGTGCGCCATGTCCTTTGCGCCCATATCAACCTTGATGCCGGGTATGATGCCCGCGTCGGTGAGGATTTTAATAAAAGGAGTACCGTCTTTTTTCTGCTGGCGGATTGTTTCTTCATAGAGGATCGCGCCGCTGATGCTTTCGGCAAGGCCTGGCGTCGTCCCAATCAATTCCCGATAGGCTCGTCGGGCTTCCACGGTCTGAGGAATCCCCAATTTGGCAAATCGCTTGTCGCAGGTTGACGTGCTTTCATCCATCGCCAGCAGGCCCTTATCGTCGGCGACGAGCGCCCGCGCGGTTTCTGCAAGCTCATGCGCATTCATTGGGGATTTCCCCACTTCCAGTCCCGGATTTCCGGCATGTCTTCGCCGTGCTTATCGATGTATTGCTTATGCTCGATGAGCTTGTCCCGAACCATCTGCTTTAAATAGGCCCCTTGAGCGCCCAAATGCGGCAGCCGATCGATCACGTCTTGCACGAGATGAAACCGGTCAAGGTCGTTCTGGACCCTCATGTCAAAGGCCGTCGTGATCGTGCCCTCTTCCTTGTAACCCCTGACGTGAAGATTGCGGTTGGTTCGGCGATAGGTCAGCCGGTGGACGAGCGAGGGATAGCCGTGGAAGCCAAAGACGATATGCTTATCTTTGGTGAAAAGCGCATCGTAATCGGTTTCAGTTAGGCCGTGCGGGTGCTCGCTTGCCGATTGCAGCCGCATCAGATCGACGACATTGATCACCCGGATTTTCAGATTGGGCAGATGCTGGCGGAGAATGGAAACAGCCGCCAGAATCTCGAGCGTGGGCGTGTCTCCGCAGCAGGCCATCACCACGTCCGGCTCGGCATCTTGGTCGTTGCTTGCCCATTGCCAGATGCCAATGCCCTCCGTGCAATGGACAACGGCGGCATCCATGGTCAACCATTGCGGCAGGGCGTGTTTGCCGGCCACCACCACATTGACGTAATGCCGGGTGCGCAGGCAATGATCAAAGACCGAGAGAAGACAATTGGCATCTGGCGGCAGGTAAACGCGGACGATATCGGCCTTCTTGTTGATCACGTGATCAAGGAAACCCGGGTCTTGATGCGTGAAGCCGTTGTGATCCTGCTGCCAAACATGCGAGGCAAGCAGATAATTCAGTGATGCGATCTTCCGGCGCCAGGGCAGCTCCAACGTGACCTTCAACCATTTAGCGTGCTGGCTGAACATCGAGTCTATGATACGAATGAAGGCCTCATAGCTGTTGAACAACCCATGCCGTCCAGTCAGCAGATATCCTTCGAGCCATCCTTCGCACTGATGCTCGCTGAGCATTGAGTCAAGCACGCGCCCGTCCGGCGCAAGAAATTCGTCATTATCGACTTGCTTGGCGTCCCACTGACGGTTGGTGGCTTCAAACACCGCACCCAAAAGATTCGAAAGTGTCTCATCCGGGCCAAAGATACGAAAATTACGCTGATCCTGATTGAGGC
The Methyloferula stellata AR4 DNA segment above includes these coding regions:
- a CDS encoding class I fructose-bisphosphate aldolase, whose translation is MNAHELAETARALVADDKGLLAMDESTSTCDKRFAKLGIPQTVEARRAYRELIGTTPGLAESISGAILYEETIRQQKKDGTPFIKILTDAGIIPGIKVDMGAKDMAH